AACATGGGCTGGTCGTTCCGGCCGTGCGCCCGCCCACCGTGCCACGCGGCAGTGCCCGACTGCGCATCTCGCTTTCGGCCGCGCATAGCGTCGCCGAGGTGGAGCGGCTGCTCGCAGCGTTGCGCCAGCTGCCGCGGTGAGCGAGATCGCGCATCCGGACAAGCGCTGGCTCAGGCGTCGCTTCGATCGGGCCGCGCCGACGTATGAAGCAGCCGCCGCGCTGGCGCACGAAGTGGCCGGCCGCATGGCCGAGCGGCTCGAGCTGCTGCGCGCCGTGCCGAGCCGTGTGCTCGATGCCGGCAGCGGCACGGGCCATGGCGCTCGCCTGCTGCGCCGGCGCTACCCGGGATCGGTCGTGGTCGAGGCGGATTTCTCCCTGGGGATGTTAGCGCGCTCGGCGCGGCGCGCCGGCTGGTGGCGCCGCGGTCTCAGTCGAATGACAGGCGCATGGGAGCCGCGCGTTTGCGCCGATGTCGAACGGCTGCCTTTCGCCGACGCGTCGTTCGACATGGTGTGGTCGAACCTGGCGCTGCAGTGGCTCGGGGCGCAGCAGGATGCCCTTGCCGAGCTCTATCGGGTATTGCGGCCCGGCGGGGTGTGCCTGTTCAGTACCCTGGGGCCCGATACGCTGAAGGAATTGCGTGCGGCTTACGCCCAGGCGGACAGCTACGTTCACGTGCATCGCTTCATCGACCTGCACGACTATGGCGACATGCTGGTGCACGCGCGCTTCGCCGACCCGGTCATGGACATGGAGTATTTCGCGCTGACCTATCCCGACGTGCAAGCGCTGTTGCGC
The sequence above is a segment of the Betaproteobacteria bacterium genome. Coding sequences within it:
- the bioC gene encoding malonyl-ACP O-methyltransferase BioC, whose product is MSEIAHPDKRWLRRRFDRAAPTYEAAAALAHEVAGRMAERLELLRAVPSRVLDAGSGTGHGARLLRRRYPGSVVVEADFSLGMLARSARRAGWWRRGLSRMTGAWEPRVCADVERLPFADASFDMVWSNLALQWLGAQQDALAELYRVLRPGGVCLFSTLGPDTLKELRAAYAQADSYVHVHRFIDLHDYGDMLVHARFADPVMDMEYFALTYPDVQALLRELKAASAGNADPGRRPGLTAKVAVARMEAAYSAYRRDGRVPATFEVIYGHAWRPETSRTAADGRAVVAFHHRPARGLR